One genomic region from Vanessa tameamea isolate UH-Manoa-2023 chromosome 14, ilVanTame1 primary haplotype, whole genome shotgun sequence encodes:
- the LOC113398592 gene encoding uncharacterized protein LOC113398592 — translation MDEEVQADIPEPVGEETELKIRPLERVKLNPKAPIEPSAYGKGKNFSRPWILQDGREVPGQGSEMRDNYKIPKKSTHIEGIRKRMLTDFFWEQMLDEVIDELATSQPVDEYCSEYEANYVKDQFEPRNLESTADKNMHLKYPLYGTGSSAITYYSENIIKTGPGEILEKFRRCQYFTKPMEERLDIGWVL, via the exons atGGACGAAGAAGTACAAGCAGATATACCAGAGCCTGTTGGAGAAGAAACCGAACTAAAAATTAGACCTTTAGAACGAGTTAAGCTTAACCCAAAAGCACCCATTGAACCTTCAGCATACGGCAAAGGAAAGAATTTCAGTAGACCATGGATTTTACAAGATGGTCGTGAAGTACCTGGACAAGGCAGTGAAATgcgagataattataaaattcctaaaaaatcgaCCCACATTGAAG GTATTCGAAAACGTATGCTGACTGACTTTTTTTGGGAACAAATGCTAGATGAAGTAATTGATGAATTAGCAACATCACAACCTGTTGATGAATACTGTTCTGAGTACGAAGCGAACTATGTGAAGGACCAGTTTGAACCACGCAATCTGGAGAGCACTGCagataaaaat ATGCATCTTAAATATCCTTTATACGGAACAGGATCCAGTGCGATAACTTATTACAGCGAGAATATTATAAAGACTGGACcc ggagaaatattagaaaaattcaggagatgtcaatattttacaaaaccaaTGGAGGAAAGATTAGATATCGGTTGGGTTTTgtaa
- the LOC113398590 gene encoding V-type proton ATPase subunit D-like, with translation MNVENRYPVTASLFMLREIKSRQEKVNRGYQLLKRKAEALRIRGRQAAAELATTQGILGHTLREAYISLAAIKFTNGESNALVLENVGEAQIRVQRVPENISGVSTVSLQVVEDPTANDALRYAGLGAGGHRTAETKKAFRKAIELLIKFASLRNTCLLLDEAVKSTLRKVNGIEKVIMPKLRNTESYILTEMDEREREELYRLKMVKAKKNLNQSFSKVKTDKKAVCGDIGENDKPVTPLASPKESLECLSKVRPCDNLSSTTVSAGDFKPECYPHNWEDEDLLF, from the exons ATGAATGTTGAAAATCGTTATCCAGTAACGGCGTCTTTATTTATGTTACGAGAAATAAAAAGCCGCCAAGAAAAAGTAAATAGAGGATATCAGCTACTGAAGAGAAAGGCAGAAGCTCTTCGGATTCGTGGTCGGCAAGCTGCAGCGGAATTAGCGACTACTCAAGGAATATTAGGGCATACATTGAGGGAGGCTTATATATCTTTAGCTGCTATAAAATTCACTAATGGAGAGTCGAATGCTTTGGTGTTAGAGAACGTAGGAGAG gcaCAGATTCGCGTTCAGCGAGTTCCAGAAAATATATCAGGGGTGTCAACAGTATCTCTTCAAGTAGTTGAAGACCCAACTGCTAATGACGCTCTGCGTTATGCCGGTCTCGGTGCCGGTGGACACCGTACAGCAGAGACCAAGAAAGCGTTTAGAAAGGCTAtagagttattaataaaatttgcctCTTTACGTAACACATGTTTATTACTTGATGAAGCTGTCAAATCAACTCTAAG gaaGGTAAATGGCATCGAAAAAGTAATTATGCCCAAATTGCGGAACACGGAAAGCTATATTTTGACAGAAATGGATGAGAGG GAAAGAGAAGAGTTATATCGCCTGAAAATGGTAAAAgcaaagaaaaacttaaatcaGTCATTTTCAAAAGTAAAGACTGACAAGAAAGCCGTATGTGGAGATATTGGCGAAAATG ataAACCAGTAACACCGCTAGCATCTCCCAAAGAATCGTTAGAATGTCTTTCTAAAGTTCGTCCTTGCGACAATCTCTCTTCCACTACTGTGTCGGCTGGCGATTTTAAACCAGAGTGCTATCCACATAATTGGGAAGATGAAGActtactgttttaa
- the LOC113398589 gene encoding very-long-chain (3R)-3-hydroxyacyl-CoA dehydratase, producing the protein MGIPSPFVYWAQTDKSVSLKIDLRNVLKPDISVCDNNIKFAAQGVGAHGDSQYEFNLDLFSSIKPNNDGNATTVRIFDNRVEVVLQKSKPTWWPRLTAQPQKPAWLKINFDLWKSDDGHDSEEETRDVMLDYPGMYDKLQKEEMGYRKEDVKKVYLVIYNLCQLIGFVYILCVMAIRYIKLDYDSVADTYQHVGSAMKFLQLMMFLEVMHPLFGYTKGGVLVPFLQVSGRAFVLFAMIDAEPRMQTKPVVFYLFLMWSIIEVIRYPYYIMQLYKKEIYILTWLRYTMWIPLYPLGIVCEATVILRNIPYFEETQRFTIAMPNEWNFTFHMPSMLKMYLLILACPGLYFVMTHMYKLRKIKLKPKIVIKKCK; encoded by the exons ATGGGTATTCCTAGTCCCTTTGTTTATTGGGCACAAACTGACAAAAGTGTATCACtaaaaattgatttaagaaatgttttgaAGCCTGATATTAGTGTatgtgataataatataaagtttgcGGCGCAAGGAGTGGGTGCTCATGGAGATAGTCAATACGAAttcaatttagatttattttcttcaattaagcca AATAATGATGGAAATGCAACAACTGTGCGAATTTTTGATAACAGAGTGGAAGTGGTTTTGCAAAAGAGCAAGCCAACATGGTGGCCGAGACTTACAGCTCAGCCTCAGAAACCGGCTTGGCTAAAG ataaaCTTTGATTTATGGAAATCTGATGATGGTCATGACAGTGAAGAGGAAACGAGAGATGTTATGTTAGACTACCCTGGCATGTATGACAAATTACAAAAAGAAGAAATGGGTTACAGAAAAG AAGATGTGAAAAAGGTGTACCTGGTCATATACAATCTATGCCAGTTAATtggatttgtttatatattatgtgtgatggctataagatatattaagctGGACTATGATTCGGTTGCTGACACATATCAGCATGTGGGTTCCGCAATGAAGTTCCTACAACTCATGATGTTTCTAGAAGTTATGCATCCTTTGTTTGGATATACTAAG gGTGGAGTTCTCGTACCATTCTTACAAGTAAGCGGCCGCGCATTTGTTCTATTTGCTATGATCGATGCGGAGCCAAGGATGCAGACGAAGCCAGTTGTTTTCTATCTGTTCCTTATGTGGAGCATCATTGAAGTTATcag GTATCCCTATTACATAATGCAATTGtataaaaaggaaatttatattttaacttggcTGCGTTACACAATGTGGATACCACTTTACCCACTTGGAATTGTATGCGAGGCCACTGTCATTCTACGGAATATACCCTATTTTGAAGAGACTCAAAGGTTTACCATAGCAATGCCAAATGAATGGAATTTCACCTTCCACATGCCATCTAtgctaaaaatgtatttattgattctTGCCTGCCCAGGATTGTATTTTGTTATGACgcatatgtataaattaaggaaaataaagttgaaaccaaaaattgttattaagaaATGTAAATAG
- the LOC113398594 gene encoding NADH dehydrogenase [ubiquinone] 1 alpha subcomplex subunit 13, with translation MAEACQIARKQDLPPPGGYKPIPFKRLPAKQYFSGYAMFAGYAGMTLVSIYLYNLTCKKITKNEIEMRSAKMAIYPMLLAERDREYLKQLRRNRDAEAELMRDVPGWEVGTYYGERVYKLLPPDALVEPIFHEYYAHSSPTEWFKRAYIKLQS, from the exons ATGGCTGAGGCTTGTCAGATAGCTCGAAAACAAGATTTGCCTCCTCCGGGAGGCTATAAGCCTATTCCCTTTAAAAGGCTGCCGGCAAAACAATACTTTAGTG GGTATGCTATGTTTGCTGGCTATGCTGGTATGACCCTTGTatctatatatttgtacaatttgacctgtaaaaaaatcactaaaaaTGAAATTGAGATGCGCTCCGCCAAAATGGCCATTTACCCTATGTTGTTGGCTGAAAGAGACAGGGAATACTTGAAACAGCTACGCAGAAACCGCGACGCGGAAGCAGAACTAATGCGTGATGTGCCTGGATGGGAG gttGGTACTTATTATGGTGAGCGTGTATATAAGCTGCTGCCCCCAGATGCTCTAGTGGAGCCCATCTTCCATGAATATTATGCACACAGCTCTCCAACTGAATGGTTCAAGAGGGCTTACATCAAATTGCAGTCTTAA